Proteins from a genomic interval of Sphingopyxis sp. QXT-31:
- a CDS encoding LOG family protein, with translation MTEDKQPHRSRFHKAKDDAQFAKQAVSTPQTQSPAYRLAFQDTEFLLREDLRPVRFQLELLKPELMLDEAKIESMLVIYGSARIPAPDAAQAVLDAARTPEEQRIAERLAAKAKYYEEARKLARIASQVPPDKNGCRNYVVCSGGGPSIMEAANRGADDEGKESVGLNIVLPHEQAPNRYVTPDLSFQFHYFALRKMHFLLRARAVCVFPGGFGTFDETFELLTLIQTGKIKPIPIVLFSEEFWTRVVNFDALVEEGVISQRDLSLFHFVETAEEAWGIIQDFYAKVAE, from the coding sequence ATGACAGAAGACAAACAACCCCATCGTTCGCGTTTCCACAAGGCTAAGGACGACGCGCAATTCGCCAAGCAGGCGGTTTCCACCCCCCAGACGCAGAGCCCGGCCTATCGGCTGGCGTTCCAGGACACCGAGTTCCTGCTGCGCGAGGATTTGCGTCCGGTGCGCTTCCAGCTCGAGCTGCTCAAGCCCGAGCTGATGCTCGACGAGGCGAAGATCGAGTCGATGCTCGTCATCTATGGCTCGGCGCGCATCCCGGCGCCCGACGCGGCGCAGGCGGTGCTCGACGCCGCGCGCACCCCCGAGGAACAGCGCATCGCCGAACGGCTCGCCGCCAAGGCGAAATATTATGAGGAAGCCCGCAAGCTGGCGCGGATCGCGAGCCAGGTGCCGCCCGACAAGAATGGCTGCCGCAACTATGTCGTCTGCTCGGGCGGCGGGCCGTCGATCATGGAGGCCGCGAACCGCGGCGCCGACGACGAGGGCAAGGAATCGGTGGGGCTCAACATCGTGCTGCCGCACGAGCAGGCGCCGAACCGCTATGTGACCCCGGACCTCAGCTTCCAGTTCCACTATTTTGCGCTGCGCAAGATGCATTTCCTGCTGCGCGCGCGCGCGGTGTGCGTGTTCCCGGGGGGCTTCGGGACATTCGACGAGACGTTCGAGCTGCTGACGCTCATCCAGACGGGCAAGATCAAGCCGATCCCGATCGTCTTGTTCAGCGAGGAATTCTGGACCCGCGTCGTCAATTTCGACGCGCTGGTCGAAGAGGGCGTGATCAGTCAGCGCGATCTGTCGCTGTTCCACTTCGTCGAGACCGCCGAGGAGGCGTGGGGGATCATCCAGGATTTCTACGCGAAAGTGGCGGAGTAG
- a CDS encoding c-type cytochrome, giving the protein MRAAPVLLAGALLLAGCGKSDTPADDAAGTGDAPAATVEPTAAMGEQVFKRCVACHTIDKGGANGIGPNLHGVVGRPVASHAGFSYSSAMKAKGGVWDTTTLDLYLEAPMKALPGTRMAFAGVYDPLDRKALLLYLEAQK; this is encoded by the coding sequence ATGCGCGCTGCGCCCGTCCTGCTGGCGGGCGCGCTGCTGCTCGCCGGCTGCGGCAAGAGCGACACGCCCGCGGATGACGCCGCGGGCACCGGCGATGCGCCGGCGGCGACAGTCGAGCCGACCGCGGCGATGGGCGAACAGGTCTTCAAGCGCTGCGTCGCGTGTCACACGATCGACAAGGGCGGCGCCAACGGCATCGGCCCCAACCTCCACGGCGTCGTCGGCCGCCCGGTCGCCTCGCATGCCGGGTTCAGCTATTCGTCGGCGATGAAGGCCAAGGGCGGGGTCTGGGACACCACGACGCTCGATCTCTATCTCGAAGCCCCGATGAAAGCGCTCCCCGGCACCCGCATGGCGTTCGCAGGTGTCTATGATCCCTTGGATCGCAAGGCGTTGCTGCTGTACCTGGAAGCGCAGAAGTAG
- a CDS encoding c-type cytochrome, producing MDNRNNTIAGWVLFAGICALGLSIGTGMLSASHAPEKPGFPIEDAESAAGGGAAAVPLPNLLAAADVEKGKAVFAKCAACHTIDQGGANGIGPNLWGALGKPHGHVPGFAYSAALKGVPGNWDFAGMDAWLTKPSKYAPGTKMSFAGLGSAEDRANLILYLNSMGSNLPLPAPEAAPAAGEAPAEGAAPAEGAAAAPAAGADAAAGGNEGTGGAPAAAPAPAEAKK from the coding sequence ATGGACAATCGCAACAATACCATCGCCGGCTGGGTGCTTTTCGCGGGCATCTGCGCGCTCGGCCTGTCGATCGGCACCGGCATGCTGTCGGCCAGCCACGCCCCCGAAAAGCCCGGTTTCCCGATCGAGGACGCCGAATCCGCCGCTGGTGGCGGGGCGGCCGCGGTGCCGCTTCCGAACCTGCTCGCCGCCGCCGACGTCGAAAAGGGCAAGGCCGTGTTCGCGAAATGCGCCGCCTGCCACACGATCGACCAGGGCGGCGCCAACGGCATCGGCCCGAATCTGTGGGGCGCGCTCGGCAAACCGCACGGCCATGTCCCGGGCTTCGCTTATTCGGCCGCGCTCAAGGGCGTGCCCGGCAACTGGGACTTCGCCGGCATGGACGCCTGGCTGACCAAGCCCAGCAAATATGCACCGGGCACCAAGATGTCGTTCGCGGGTCTCGGCAGCGCCGAGGATCGCGCGAACCTGATCCTCTATCTCAACAGCATGGGCTCGAACCTGCCGCTGCCCGCCCCCGAAGCCGCTCCGGCCGCGGGCGAAGCGCCGGCGGAAGGCGCTGCGCCGGCCGAGGGCGCTGCTGCGGCTCCCGCAGCGGGTGCAGACGCCGCTGCTGGTGGTAACGAAGGCACCGGTGGCGCTCCGGCAGCCGCCCCGGCCCCGGCCGAAGCCAAGAAATAA
- a CDS encoding prephenate dehydratase, with translation MGSYSASAQALVDEMKAAALAQPARGLAFQGAPGANSDLAAREYDPNALPLPCYSFEDAIEAVRDGRVDRAIIPIENSLHGRVADIHFLLPESGLSIVGEHFLRIRYGLMSRGLGPVTRAMSHEQALGQCRRWLRANRIDPVAHSDTAGAAAWVADSDEVGLAALAPPHAAELYGLKLHETGIEDADHNMTRFVVLAREPLPELPQGVPLMTTFVFEVKNIPAALYKALGGFATNGVNMTKLESYQVGGSFTATTFYADIVGAPGEERIDRALEELDFQTKTLRLLGTYRQARPRS, from the coding sequence ATGGGCAGTTATTCGGCATCGGCGCAGGCATTGGTCGACGAGATGAAGGCGGCGGCGCTGGCGCAGCCCGCGCGCGGGTTGGCCTTTCAGGGCGCGCCGGGGGCGAACAGCGATCTCGCCGCGCGCGAATATGATCCGAACGCGCTGCCGCTGCCCTGCTATTCGTTCGAGGATGCGATCGAGGCGGTGCGCGACGGGCGCGTCGACCGCGCGATCATCCCGATCGAGAACAGCCTGCACGGCCGTGTCGCCGATATCCATTTTCTGCTGCCCGAATCGGGGCTGTCGATCGTCGGCGAGCATTTCCTGCGCATCCGCTATGGGCTGATGAGCCGCGGGCTCGGCCCGGTGACGCGCGCGATGAGCCACGAACAGGCGCTCGGCCAGTGCCGCCGCTGGCTGCGCGCGAACAGGATCGATCCCGTCGCGCACAGCGATACCGCGGGCGCCGCGGCGTGGGTCGCCGACAGCGACGAGGTCGGGCTCGCCGCGCTGGCGCCGCCGCATGCGGCCGAACTCTATGGGCTCAAGCTCCACGAGACGGGGATCGAGGACGCCGATCATAATATGACGCGCTTCGTCGTGCTGGCGCGCGAACCGCTGCCCGAGCTGCCGCAGGGCGTGCCGCTGATGACGACCTTCGTCTTCGAGGTGAAGAATATTCCCGCCGCGCTGTACAAGGCGCTCGGCGGTTTCGCGACCAACGGGGTCAATATGACCAAGCTGGAGAGCTATCAGGTCGGCGGCAGTTTCACCGCGACGACCTTTTACGCCGACATCGTCGGGGCGCCGGGCGAGGAGCGGATCGACCGCGCGCTCGAGGAGCTCGATTTCCAGACCAAGACGCTGCGACTGCTCGGCACCTATCGGCAGGCGCGCCCGCGAAGCTAA
- a CDS encoding CDP-alcohol phosphatidyltransferase family protein gives MSSNPRQAPPVRIQQNILARGERRVLNWICARLPQWVTPDQLTTLGFLGAVMVAMGYMLSWLNPGWLLLSIAGYVVNWFGDSLDGSLARWRRIERPSYGYFVDHSVDGLATLLMVGSIGLSPYMRFDVALLGVIGYLLLSIHSFLAAKVVGEFRLSYMAGGPTELRLMLIAMTALMPVIGGADINGTNFSPFDLFGMVVSSVLITLFVTQSFALARKLANRRD, from the coding sequence ATGAGCAGCAACCCCCGGCAGGCGCCCCCTGTCCGCATCCAGCAGAATATCCTCGCGCGCGGCGAACGCCGCGTCCTTAACTGGATTTGTGCCCGGCTGCCGCAATGGGTAACCCCCGACCAGCTCACGACTCTGGGTTTCCTCGGCGCGGTGATGGTCGCGATGGGCTATATGCTCTCATGGCTCAACCCCGGGTGGCTGTTGCTGTCGATCGCCGGCTATGTCGTCAACTGGTTCGGCGACTCGCTCGACGGCAGCCTCGCGCGCTGGCGCCGCATCGAACGTCCTTCCTATGGCTATTTTGTCGACCATAGCGTCGACGGCCTCGCGACGCTGCTGATGGTCGGCAGCATCGGGCTCAGCCCCTATATGCGCTTCGACGTCGCGCTGCTCGGGGTGATCGGTTACCTGCTGCTATCGATCCACAGCTTCCTCGCCGCGAAGGTCGTCGGCGAATTCCGCCTGTCGTACATGGCGGGCGGCCCGACCGAGCTTCGCCTGATGCTGATCGCGATGACCGCGCTGATGCCGGTGATCGGCGGTGCCGACATCAACGGCACCAATTTCTCGCCCTTCGACCTCTTCGGCATGGTCGTCTCCAGCGTCCTCATCACGCTGTTCGTCACGCAAAGCTTCGCGCTCGCGCGCAAGCTCGCGAACCGCCGCGACTGA
- the polA gene encoding DNA polymerase I, which yields MSEKNHLYLVDGSSYIFRAYHRLPPLTNPQGVPVGAVYGYTTMLWKLAKDLHDADGPTHLAVILDHSSQSFRNEIYDQYKANRPEPPEDLRPQFPLIRDATRAFSLPCIELEGFEADDLIATYTEAAVREGWDVTIVSSDKDLMQLIREPADGAPHVDMLDTMKNVRLGLEAVNEKFGVTPDLVGDVLALMGDAVDNVPGVRGVGPKTATKLIQEYGNLTAALDGAATMKASKLRDNLIEHRAMAELSRILVDLKRDTPMPDTLDQLRLGAIPPEPLKLFLDEHGFRSLSAKLDTGVTPGGPPTLPRPGVAPAAAPAGGPSTPTLPAMPPIDRNLYETVTTVEVLDRWIAEARAAHVVAVDTETATLDSVTGELVGVSLSTGPGKACYIPLGHGGTDMFAEKPEQVPMADALGRLYALFADEAVLKVGHNLKYDIGVLAQHGLTIAPYDDTLVMSFALDAGKHQHGMDELAKTHLDHVCLSFKEVCGTGKSQISFAEVQLPRATEYAAEDAEVTWRLWKLLKLRLPLEGGTRVYEMVDRPLAAIVETMERAGIMVDRDYLARLSGEFATEMLRIEGEIHELAGQPFAIGSPKQLGEILFDKLGLKGGRKGKSGDWSTDQSELERLERDGVPIARKILEWRQLSKLKSTYTDALQQQINAKTGRVHTSYSLVGAQTGRLSSTDPNLQNIPIRTETGRQIRDAFIAAPGHVLIAADYSQIELRLAAHMADVPELKEAFAQGQDIHAATAIELFGESNRDTRGKAKTVNFSILYGISRWGLAGRLEVTPDEAQALIARYFERFPGISDYITDTLEGVRAKGYTETLFGRKTWFPRIKAASQNERAGSERAAINAPIQGTSADLIKRAMARMPKALEEAGLSDVRMLLQVHDELVFEAPEDKAAAAGEVIRRVMMGAAEPSLTLSVPLEVEVGIGTSWGEAH from the coding sequence ATGTCCGAAAAGAATCATCTCTATCTGGTCGATGGCTCCAGCTACATCTTTCGCGCCTATCACCGCTTGCCGCCGCTGACGAACCCGCAGGGCGTGCCCGTCGGCGCGGTTTACGGCTACACCACGATGCTGTGGAAGCTCGCGAAGGACCTCCACGACGCCGACGGGCCGACGCACCTAGCGGTGATCCTCGACCATAGCAGCCAGTCGTTCCGCAACGAAATCTACGATCAGTACAAGGCGAACCGGCCGGAGCCGCCCGAGGATCTGCGCCCACAGTTCCCGCTGATCCGCGACGCGACGCGCGCCTTCTCTTTGCCGTGCATCGAACTCGAGGGTTTCGAGGCCGACGACCTGATCGCCACCTACACCGAGGCCGCGGTGCGCGAAGGCTGGGACGTCACCATCGTCAGCAGCGACAAGGATCTGATGCAACTGATCCGCGAGCCCGCCGACGGTGCGCCGCATGTCGACATGCTCGACACAATGAAGAATGTCCGCCTCGGCCTCGAGGCGGTGAACGAGAAATTCGGCGTCACGCCCGACCTCGTCGGCGACGTGCTCGCGCTGATGGGCGATGCCGTCGACAATGTCCCCGGCGTGCGCGGGGTCGGCCCCAAGACCGCAACCAAGCTGATCCAGGAATATGGCAATCTGACCGCCGCGCTCGACGGCGCCGCGACGATGAAGGCGTCGAAGCTCCGCGACAATCTGATCGAGCATCGCGCGATGGCCGAATTGTCGCGCATCCTCGTCGACCTGAAACGCGACACCCCGATGCCGGATACGCTCGACCAGCTCAGGCTCGGCGCAATCCCGCCCGAACCGTTGAAACTCTTCCTCGACGAGCATGGCTTCCGCTCGCTCTCGGCCAAGCTCGACACCGGCGTCACGCCCGGCGGTCCGCCGACCCTGCCGCGCCCCGGCGTCGCTCCCGCGGCCGCACCCGCCGGCGGCCCCTCGACGCCCACGCTGCCCGCGATGCCGCCGATCGACCGCAACCTCTATGAGACGGTGACCACCGTCGAGGTGCTCGACCGCTGGATCGCCGAGGCCCGCGCAGCCCATGTCGTCGCGGTCGACACCGAAACCGCGACGCTCGACAGCGTCACCGGCGAACTGGTCGGGGTCAGCCTCTCCACCGGTCCCGGCAAGGCCTGCTATATCCCGCTCGGCCATGGCGGCACCGACATGTTCGCCGAAAAGCCCGAGCAGGTGCCGATGGCCGACGCGCTCGGCCGCCTCTACGCGCTCTTCGCCGACGAGGCGGTGCTCAAGGTCGGGCACAACCTCAAATATGACATCGGCGTGCTCGCGCAGCATGGGCTGACCATCGCGCCCTATGACGACACGCTGGTGATGAGCTTCGCGCTCGACGCGGGCAAGCATCAGCACGGGATGGACGAACTGGCGAAGACCCACCTCGACCATGTCTGCCTGTCGTTCAAGGAGGTTTGCGGCACCGGCAAGTCGCAGATCAGCTTTGCCGAGGTGCAACTGCCGCGCGCGACCGAATATGCCGCGGAGGACGCCGAAGTGACCTGGCGCCTGTGGAAATTGCTCAAGCTTCGCCTGCCGCTCGAAGGCGGTACCCGCGTCTACGAAATGGTCGACCGGCCGCTCGCCGCCATCGTCGAGACGATGGAGCGCGCGGGCATCATGGTGGACCGCGACTATCTCGCGCGCCTGTCGGGCGAGTTCGCGACCGAGATGCTGCGCATCGAGGGCGAGATACACGAACTGGCAGGCCAGCCCTTCGCGATCGGTAGCCCCAAGCAGCTCGGCGAAATCCTGTTCGACAAGCTCGGCCTCAAGGGCGGGCGCAAGGGCAAGTCGGGCGACTGGTCGACCGATCAGAGCGAGCTCGAACGCCTCGAACGCGACGGCGTGCCGATCGCGCGCAAGATTCTGGAATGGCGTCAGCTCTCGAAGCTCAAATCGACCTATACCGACGCGTTGCAGCAGCAGATCAACGCCAAGACCGGCCGCGTCCACACCAGCTACAGCCTCGTCGGTGCGCAGACCGGGCGGCTGTCGTCGACCGACCCCAATCTCCAGAACATCCCAATCCGCACCGAGACGGGGCGCCAGATCCGCGACGCCTTCATCGCCGCGCCCGGCCATGTGCTGATCGCCGCCGACTATAGCCAAATCGAGCTCCGCCTTGCCGCGCATATGGCCGACGTTCCCGAACTCAAGGAAGCCTTCGCGCAGGGGCAGGACATCCACGCCGCCACCGCGATCGAGCTGTTCGGCGAGAGCAACCGCGACACCCGCGGCAAGGCCAAGACGGTCAATTTCTCGATCCTCTACGGCATCTCGCGCTGGGGCCTCGCGGGCCGACTCGAAGTCACCCCCGACGAGGCGCAGGCACTGATTGCGCGCTATTTCGAGCGCTTCCCGGGGATCAGCGATTATATCACCGACACGCTCGAAGGCGTGCGCGCCAAAGGCTATACCGAGACCCTGTTCGGCCGGAAGACCTGGTTCCCGCGCATCAAGGCGGCAAGCCAGAACGAGCGCGCGGGCAGCGAGCGCGCCGCGATCAACGCCCCGATCCAGGGCACCAGCGCCGACCTGATCAAGCGCGCGATGGCGCGCATGCCGAAGGCGCTGGAAGAGGCCGGCCTGTCCGACGTCAGGATGCTGCTCCAGGTCCACGACGAACTCGTCTTCGAGGCGCCCGAGGACAAGGCCGCGGCCGCGGGCGAGGTCATTCGCCGCGTGATGATGGGCGCCGCCGAACCCTCGCTGACGCTCTCGGTCCCTCTCGAGGTCGAGGTCGGCATCGGCACGAGCTGGGGCGAAGCGCATTGA
- a CDS encoding AAC(3)-I family aminoglycoside N-acetyltransferase: MSLTVRRLGPADITAARALNALYADAFEDPETYRRETPDDAWLAHQLAKPTIILLVAEVEGSIAGGLTAYILDKLEAARSEIYLYDLAVAEAHRRRGVATALIEELQHIAADTGAWAVFVQADYADPPAIALYTRLGVREEVLHFDLPPLPRPEATDEDIR; the protein is encoded by the coding sequence ATGAGCCTGACGGTCCGCCGCCTCGGCCCCGCCGACATCACAGCGGCGCGCGCCCTCAACGCGCTCTACGCCGACGCCTTCGAGGACCCCGAAACCTATCGCCGCGAGACCCCCGACGACGCCTGGCTCGCGCACCAGCTTGCCAAGCCCACGATCATCCTGCTCGTCGCGGAGGTCGAGGGAAGCATCGCCGGCGGCCTCACCGCTTACATCCTCGACAAGCTCGAGGCTGCGCGCAGCGAAATCTATCTCTACGACCTCGCCGTCGCCGAAGCGCATCGCCGCCGCGGCGTCGCCACCGCGCTGATTGAAGAGCTCCAGCATATCGCCGCCGACACCGGCGCCTGGGCGGTCTTCGTCCAGGCCGACTATGCCGACCCGCCCGCGATCGCGCTCTACACCAGGCTCGGGGTGCGCGAGGAGGTGCTCCATTTCGACTTGCCGCCGCTCCCGCGGCCCGAAGCGACCGACGAGGATATCAGATGA
- the purT gene encoding formate-dependent phosphoribosylglycinamide formyltransferase, translated as MTPTATILLLGSGELGREFVISAKRLGCRVIACDSYEGAPAMQVADGFEVFSMLDGAALRATIEKHKPDHIVPEVEAIRTEILSQVEAEGFHVVPSARAAQLTMNRDAIRDLAASELQLTTSTFEYAETREELVAAAHRIGFPLVVKPVMSSSGKGQSTVKSAADIDAAWDYAAAGMRGDRLRVIAEAFIGFDYEITLLTVRHKDGVSFCPPIGHRQERGDYRESWQPAAMSDAALASAQEMATKVVDALGGHGIFGVEFFVKGDQVIFSELSPRPHDTGMVTLISQNLSEFDLHARAILGLPIPAIAAPDASASAVLLADRDASDFAIAGLADALIPPDAETAVDARIFGKPVTRPYRRMGVTLAKVAGGTTDEARAAAVAAAAKLVIDYR; from the coding sequence ATGACCCCTACCGCCACCATCCTCCTGCTCGGTTCGGGCGAACTCGGGCGCGAGTTCGTCATTTCGGCGAAGCGCCTCGGGTGCCGGGTGATCGCCTGCGACAGCTACGAAGGCGCCCCCGCGATGCAGGTCGCCGACGGCTTCGAAGTCTTCTCGATGCTCGACGGCGCCGCGCTCCGCGCCACGATCGAGAAGCACAAACCCGACCATATCGTCCCCGAGGTCGAGGCGATCCGCACCGAAATCCTTAGCCAGGTCGAAGCCGAGGGTTTCCATGTCGTGCCCAGCGCGCGCGCCGCGCAGCTCACGATGAACCGCGACGCGATCCGCGACCTCGCCGCGAGCGAGCTGCAGCTCACCACCTCGACCTTCGAATATGCCGAGACGCGCGAGGAACTCGTCGCTGCCGCGCACCGCATCGGCTTCCCGCTCGTGGTCAAGCCGGTGATGTCCTCGTCGGGCAAGGGCCAGAGCACGGTCAAGAGTGCCGCCGATATCGACGCCGCCTGGGACTATGCCGCCGCGGGCATGCGCGGCGACCGTCTCCGCGTGATTGCCGAGGCCTTCATCGGCTTCGATTACGAAATCACCTTGCTCACCGTGCGCCACAAGGACGGCGTGAGTTTCTGCCCACCGATCGGCCACCGCCAGGAACGCGGCGACTATCGCGAAAGCTGGCAGCCCGCCGCGATGTCCGACGCCGCCCTCGCCTCGGCGCAGGAGATGGCGACCAAGGTCGTCGATGCGCTCGGCGGCCATGGCATCTTCGGGGTCGAGTTCTTCGTGAAGGGCGACCAGGTCATCTTCTCCGAACTGAGCCCACGCCCCCACGACACCGGCATGGTGACGCTCATCTCGCAGAACCTCTCCGAATTCGACCTCCACGCCCGCGCGATCCTCGGCCTGCCCATCCCCGCGATCGCGGCGCCCGATGCCAGCGCCAGCGCGGTCCTCCTCGCCGACCGCGACGCGAGCGACTTCGCGATTGCGGGCCTCGCCGATGCGCTGATCCCGCCCGATGCGGAGACCGCCGTCGACGCTCGCATCTTCGGCAAGCCGGTGACGCGCCCCTACCGCCGCATGGGCGTGACGTTGGCGAAGGTCGCGGGCGGCACGACCGACGAGGCGCGCGCCGCAGCCGTCGCGGCCGCGGCGAAGCTCGTCATCGACTATCGATGA
- a CDS encoding MFS transporter has translation MATKEAGRASGARITWVVVLIALSVLLNYVDRGAIGVAAPLMKDDLQLSATGFGIAVSAFFWVYAPACLLVGWLCDRFCVYRVFALGVAIWAVSTALTGFVGGLASLVLLRLFLGLGESIAFPGSSKIFAAEVPAERRGIANASVSAALAFGPALGVLFGGAILGEWGWRAVFWVFGLVTLLWLIPWQIVAAPLRAQSIAAPTAERVSMTRLLRIPTLWRMGLVHFLSNYGFYFLLAWLPLYLVGTRGYSIGEMTMLTTLSFTTQGVVALGAGWLSDHMVARGSHEGELRRWLMITGQLAMAAAIAGIAVAGDAATLALWLVVAGIGTGLIATNLFAIGQIFAGPRAAGSWVGVQNALGNISGIVGPVITGLIVDYLGGYGWAFASAAALSALGALLWWTIIPDICEIQS, from the coding sequence ATGGCGACGAAGGAAGCCGGCCGCGCGAGCGGCGCGCGCATCACTTGGGTGGTGGTGCTGATCGCGCTGTCGGTGCTGCTCAACTATGTCGATCGCGGCGCGATCGGGGTCGCCGCGCCGCTGATGAAGGACGACCTCCAGCTCTCGGCCACCGGCTTCGGCATCGCGGTCTCCGCCTTTTTCTGGGTCTATGCCCCCGCCTGCCTCTTAGTCGGCTGGCTCTGCGACCGCTTCTGCGTCTACCGCGTCTTCGCGCTCGGCGTCGCGATCTGGGCGGTCAGCACGGCGCTCACCGGCTTCGTCGGCGGGCTCGCCTCGCTCGTGCTGCTGCGCCTCTTCCTCGGGCTCGGCGAGAGCATCGCCTTTCCGGGCAGCAGCAAGATCTTCGCCGCCGAGGTGCCCGCCGAGCGCCGCGGCATCGCCAACGCCTCGGTCTCGGCCGCGCTCGCCTTCGGCCCCGCGCTCGGCGTTCTCTTCGGCGGCGCGATCCTCGGCGAATGGGGCTGGCGCGCGGTCTTCTGGGTCTTCGGGCTCGTGACCCTGCTCTGGCTGATCCCCTGGCAGATTGTCGCCGCGCCGCTCCGCGCGCAGAGCATCGCCGCCCCCACGGCCGAGCGCGTGTCGATGACGCGCTTGCTGCGCATTCCGACGCTCTGGCGCATGGGGCTCGTCCATTTCCTCTCGAACTATGGCTTTTATTTCCTGCTCGCCTGGCTGCCGCTCTACCTCGTCGGCACACGCGGCTATTCGATCGGCGAGATGACGATGCTCACGACCCTGAGCTTCACGACACAGGGCGTCGTCGCGCTCGGCGCGGGCTGGCTCTCCGACCATATGGTCGCGCGCGGCAGCCACGAGGGCGAGCTCCGCCGCTGGCTGATGATCACCGGCCAGCTCGCCATGGCCGCGGCGATCGCTGGCATCGCGGTCGCGGGCGACGCCGCGACGCTCGCGCTGTGGCTCGTCGTCGCGGGGATCGGCACCGGGCTCATCGCCACCAACCTCTTCGCGATCGGCCAGATCTTCGCCGGGCCGCGCGCGGCGGGCAGCTGGGTCGGGGTGCAAAATGCGCTCGGCAATATCTCGGGCATCGTCGGCCCGGTGATCACCGGGCTGATCGTCGATTATCTCGGCGGCTATGGCTGGGCCTTCGCCAGCGCCGCGGCGCTGTCGGCGCTCGGCGCCTTGCTGTGGTGGACGATCATTCCCGATATCTGCGAGATCCAGAGTTGA
- a CDS encoding GFA family protein — MTDRIETDASGGCQCGAVRYHVSAVLDTSHICHCRMCQKAAGNFFIALIGVPRDAISWTRGSPATFASSDKASRGFCRECGTPLTYDYHESKHINLTTGSFDDPSAFPPQVQFGLEGQLPLFEHLPIKGEGTTEDTMAAYVGAIRASNHQHPDHDTDRWSE; from the coding sequence ATGACCGATCGCATCGAAACCGACGCCTCGGGCGGCTGCCAGTGCGGCGCGGTGCGCTATCATGTGAGCGCGGTGCTCGACACCTCGCACATCTGCCACTGCCGCATGTGCCAGAAGGCGGCGGGCAATTTTTTCATCGCGCTGATCGGCGTCCCGCGCGACGCGATAAGCTGGACGCGCGGCAGCCCCGCGACCTTCGCCAGCTCGGACAAGGCGTCGCGCGGCTTCTGCCGCGAGTGCGGCACGCCGCTGACCTACGACTATCATGAGAGCAAGCATATCAACCTGACCACCGGCTCGTTCGACGACCCGTCCGCCTTTCCGCCGCAGGTGCAGTTCGGCCTCGAAGGCCAGCTCCCGCTCTTCGAACATCTGCCGATCAAGGGCGAAGGCACGACCGAAGACACGATGGCCGCCTATGTCGGCGCGATCAGGGCGAGCAACCACCAGCACCCCGATCACGATACCGACCGCTGGTCGGAATGA
- a CDS encoding GIY-YIG nuclease family protein, with the protein MLFWTYMLRCADGRYYVGHTDNLEYRIGQHQSGALGGYTGHRRPVELVWSQEVSTRAEALAAERQIKGWSRVKKEALIEGDWDGISRLAKSRSQT; encoded by the coding sequence ATGCTATTCTGGACCTACATGCTCCGCTGTGCGGACGGCCGATATTATGTCGGCCACACCGATAATCTCGAATATCGCATCGGCCAGCATCAGTCCGGCGCGCTCGGCGGCTATACCGGTCACCGAAGGCCGGTCGAACTCGTCTGGAGCCAGGAAGTCTCGACGCGCGCCGAAGCTCTGGCGGCCGAGCGCCAGATCAAGGGGTGGTCGCGGGTGAAGAAAGAAGCGCTGATCGAGGGCGATTGGGACGGCATTTCGCGACTGGCAAAGTCCAGGAGCCAGACATAG